CTGCACGTCTGCCCCCAGGTACACATCACTCAGTGTGGTCACCACAGGTAAGCACATGGTGTGCACACGAATTCGTCTTTCacctgcaggaaaagaaaaccgTTGTCTCCCAACATGCTTGTTTTATGAAATACTAAAATGCCACTGTTTGCTCAACCTAGTTTATCATACAAATGGTGAATCAGGCCATTTTCAATAGCCCTTAAAATGATTAGTTCTCAGTTTCTGGGTTAAGCCTATTTATTTTCAGACCAAAACTATGTTTCCCAAGAAACTTCTTGGTCTGAAAGAAGCAACAATATCAACGACATATCCAAGCTGTGATCCTGATATTAAATTAAGCAGTTTGAGTAAGTTACTGCAGCTGAACTGCAGCTGATAAATGGACACAAAGACTCATGTGAACACTGCAGGTGACACCACCTGTACAACTTACCCTTGCTGGACGTGTACAGGAGAGCTGACTGGAAAGAAACAACTTGCATATCAGTCAGACTCTCTTCCACGGACATTTGCACGGCGTATCCCGCGTCTGGGTTCACGTTGGGTAACGACAACAAGTCTGTGGATCTTACAAAGAAGTTCCCATGGAAAGTATGGATGGAAAGCCCTGCAAGATCAGCAAGTATTAAATCAATTTGGGTTTCATAGCTGTGAAATACAGACACTGTTTACACACGTGCCACCAGTGTAGATGGCTCTGTGTCAGAATGTTCCCTCAGTGAAATACAGTATCTGCAGAAAAGGCAAATATCCCAAACACACAAGTAATCCAAAGAATCCACACAGCCTAAGAGAAAGCAGGAATTAGCAAGGCAAATCAACACATAACAGTAGAAAGTCTCTAGGTTTTAAAAGGTCTCTTGCTGAAATAGCAGTCCAACAAAATTTCCAGTTTTAACCATTGTAAAATGGAACTTAGATGCCAGAAAATATACAGTCTTTAATAAATTGTCTGATCTCTGGTATtgaattttacttttctaaTCTCTACCTTTTAAGCATTTAAGCTTACAAATCAGCTAAAATACCAATCAAAATATTCCCAAAAACAGCAAACACTCACTTCCTCTCCGCCCCAAAAATCTAAGAAAGTGAATTCAAACCTTTTGTGCATCTTATCCTCATGACAGCCTCAAACCCAATTTTTCTAGTTAGATATCGTTTCAGCTCCTTTTGCAACTTCTCCACCTGGACAGGGTTGTGTTTATGATGGTAAGACTGGTAGTAATAGACACTACCTGCAGAATACCTGGATATACAAcctgaaacaaaaccagcacacattGGAGAGTGCAGACAGTTGCTGCAGCCTTTAAATATACCAGCTGAATGCAATATTCCCTTTAATTATTAAACTGCAAATCACTCTGATACAGTTACAGACCTGCATACAGAGACACAGATATAACACAACTATATCTTTAAGTATGTGTGTAGTTTCAGGTGGGAAATAATTTTCCACTGATCTGAAATTGCAGGTACTTGGTCACTTGATAGTTTAGttaaatggagaagaaaataattaaaatgctaATAAAACTTACTCTAAAGACAATTACACTGATGGTTAAAAGGATAATGATATGCATAAAAAGGAGGAAAGTATTTCAGCCACTTATACCAGTATCACAAAAATCCTGACTCACTAAGGGAGGATATGAAAGTAACTTCTATTCTAACTAAACATCATTCTATTCACTGTCACTGCTCAGCAAGGATGAATTTGCATCTTGACACATTAGATTAGTTCAAATCAGGTTCATACACTAAACTTTAATGTACACTAAACATTTGCCAAAAGTACAAGAGCTACACACCCCTCAACAGCTTTATATGACTTACCTAGAGAAGCCAAGTCAGAATACTGCCCACTAAGAAGAAATAAATCCACTGCAACCTGTTGCCCTGAGCAGTCCAAGGCTAACTTCTTGTAAAAATCAGTCGATGGTGTCAGGTGTATGTCCTGTTAATACAGggcagaattaaaaaatacaaaggaaattCAAACAGATTTATTGCCTGTTTTCAGGGGCACAAATAACTGATTCTCCATCACTGATTACAgcaatatctttaaaaaaaaaaatatcagataaTTAATCTGTGTTTATATTGCCTGGTTggcttttttgttctttctaccaagaaaaccacaaaattaACCTGGAACAGGCAATCCCAGAAACCACCCACATGCACAGAACAGGGCTGCCAGTTCCCTCAACCTTTTTTGCCTTCCTAACCTTTGCAGTTGCTCTTTGGTTTGGCTCTTCTCGTGGCTTCAGTGCTCCCATTCCCACAGTGGGAAGCTGTGTCTGGAAGACAGTGATTCTACCTCCAGTGGGGGACATCAGTTTAAAGGCAGCCTGTAATGCAGGCCCCAGAGCACTCTGAGTTTCCAGGGACTTGGTAAACATCTGTGGCAAGGTCTTCAACAGATCTTGAATTAGCTACAAGTGAGGAAACACAAATATTAAGTCTCGGAGTCTTCagagttttcttctttctagaGCTGATTGCTGAACTACCTAACTGTGTATTAACACTTCTAATATTAAGGTAGTAAAGAAAAAGTCCTAGAAAATTGAAGTACTGCCTTGTTTGAAGTTGGCCAAAGTTTACAGATAAAACCTCTCTTTTCTGTCTCAAACCTGGCATTTGAACAGTAGGTGTTCAAGAGCGTTAAGTAATCCAAGAATTACCAAACATATCCCAAACTATGTCACTAGTTACTTAAGATAGTTCTTAGCTCTTacctctttattttcatttaaatttactAATAAGTTTTCTGGCATTGGTATAAATACatctggaagggaaaaaaaagtatttcagttaTCTTTAAAGAACACTTCCCTGACTGTATTTGCCAACCATTGAAAAAAGCACAGGGTGTCAGTGTATAAACCCATGTAAACATAATTctgtggatttcttttttttttcctcataagcATTCCTGTGGCTAGAATGCTGTGTTAGAGTAGCAATCAACTGGGCTGAAGGATAATCAAGACTATTAAGTAAAACCACAGAGCAAATAATTCCAGTGTTCATTCCACCCTGCTCCACAACATGCTGAAAGGTGACTTGAAAGGAAAGGCAGCAGGACAAGCACTAAGCACCAGTCACCAGGAAATCTATAGAAATGTACCCAGCATCAGTATTTGGGACCTCAAGAGGAATCCAGATAATTGTCCAAATTAAACTAGGAATTAGGAAGGCTGGCTGCACGTTTTAAGTcatgagcagccccagcactgctcagggagaCATCAGGGAGATGACTTCATAAAGGAACACACACATGTGCTACTCCTAAAGGCATTACCAGAGAGATTAATGATCTGACCTACAAACTCTCACAagatatacatatttttaaaggctGTCATAACAGGCAGTCATTAGTAGATACTAATCACAGAATTTATTTCTGCATACCTTCAATATCTGAAACTATAAGCATCTGAGGCTGAGAGAGACCTTCCTGAAGGCTGTAGAAATGGATTGTGCTGTCAAATGTTATGAAGCCTATTTTTGTTCTAGTGTTCCCAGGAAGCCTGAAAATGAGACATATGGTGTTCAACAAGATGAAATTTCATTTCTGcaggcttttttttatttttaaacatccaCTGCATCTCTCCATGGTTATTACAAAGTAGCTTCACACCTACACTGCAAAAGCTTGACTAAgtcaaaaaccaaacaacaaaaaagtagCTCATAGCAGAATCACCTAGCAGACATGCAGGAACCTTAAGAGGGCaatcagaaatggaaaaggaagaaataaactGCAAAATACCAAGCAGCATTTATATATGTTCAAAGAGCATGTATTTTATGAAAAGTTTATTAGCTGTATGACTTCTTTCAGCAAATGCTTATCtaaatttcagcttttaaaaaatacagttcaaAAGATCTCATAAACATGATGTTTATATTCTTTTGGGGATTGGTGAAGCAGACAGGAGAGTCAGACTGAAAAACATGCCTCAGAATTATCTTTTATACTGGTGCAGCTGTGATGGGAAAAAAGACTGCAGCTTTATGGTCCATTTTAACACACCACTGGCCAACACCAGGATATATCTCTTCTAGACAGGAAGGACTGGCATGTTGGTGTCTATTACAAATTTCttaagaggaaggaaaataggagattttaagaaaaaaaagtacttacAAGTCAAGATTGTCTAACAAGATCTGGCAGACTGTATTCAAGTATCCTGTCTCAATTGCATTGTGAGAGACATCAAACACAAAGAGGTACACGGGTGGCTGAGGTGGACGCAGctgagcaaagaaaaaattacctttAATTTTCAAGTAACACTCACTACGTTAGGTTTGTTCATTCCACTGCAAGTTTAAACTCTTAAAACAGCACACAGATGACAGCTAAAACTTCTGAATGCATCTGCCTCTCATTTGGTAATACCAGAATTCTAGTTTTCTTCCAGAAGACCTACAAATACCTACATATTTAAATACAGAACAACTCTGACATCATAAATGTTTAGAAGTGAACTATCTGAAGTTCACCCTAAGAGTTCTCTAATACACTACTTGAAGCAAAAACTGTTCTACTGAGCTGGAAAGCATCCTCTGTAACAAAGTTTTTCCTGACTTCCctctgaaaacaaagcaaagggaGAGACTAACTAAAagtaactaaaaataaataaagccttACCATGTATTCAGATGGAGCCATAAACTCAATAGTAGCATTCTGGACTTCAGGTCTTTTATGAGGTTCTCCATAAACTCTTGTCACAGGATTATACAGGAATTCTTCGGGAACTATGCAGGTAAGTTTATATGTTAGTATTTCACACTGGTACTGGCTgtgctgcattttaaaacacatataTCTTTTGTAGCTGTTGGGCAACACTTCTTGGAGAACTACACTAGGCAGGGCAGCTATTTTGTCACCTGAAAGGATACTCTGGGGGACCACTTGGGCTTACTGTGCTTCTCTAGTGACACCACTGCCATTGGGAAACACTTCTCATGACTCACAGCCCAGCAGGACTCCAACAACCCCAGCACTGACTTGGCCAACAAGTAACAGTCTCAAAGGCCAAGGTGGGAAAGGTGAACTGTAACATTTAAAACCTACCATCATTCACTCTATAGCACAAATTGCATTTCCACCTCCTTTGGTCTAGAAAGCTGACAAAAGGGTTAATGTAGGTCCGGCAGGAACGGCATCTCACGATAATACTGGAAGTGACCACTGGCAATTGCTGGAAGAGAGAAGCTTCCTGTTTTAAAGCATCACCACACTGCAGCTATTCATCTACAGCAACAACACTCTGCTTCCTGGCTAGCTGCTCAAAGCACTCTTGTGGTAGGAAGGAGCACTTCTGCATCCTCACAGCATCCCTACAATTCCTTAGTGTAACAGGTAGGAACTGAGCTCTAACATATTTGATTGGGTAGGTTTCCTTTCCAAGCCTCTAAAGTCTTGAATTTTATGATGGTTTAAGACCAAGTCCTGCACCCACTATAGATCAAAAATCAGGGGCAGAAAAGCCAATTAattaaattgtaaaaaaaaaccaacagtgtTTAAAAGAGGCACTGTTGAATTCACAGTCTTCTGTCTATCCAAGGACATCCAAACCCCTTTGACTTTGTCAAGTCTTAACTGAGTTTAGAATTAGTACTAGGTTGGGTATAGGAAATCAATAACTACAACTGATATGTGACCAGATAAACTGGAATTTAGATGTGTTGTCTTCTGTCACAGTTCCAGGGCTGTGCTGTCtctatacttttggttttttaaggTTTGAGAGTTGGGTTTTTCATTAAGAAGTGGTAGGgagaaataatttagaaaaattacaGTGATCTGGATGGAACAGGGAAATGTCAGTTATTACTATGGTAATTTTTCTGGGCCAAGATACCTGCCCTTGTTTTATAATTCACTGTCCAACTCTGGACTCTGGTAAAGGCACAGTTGATATTTCAGCAGTTGAAAGTTTTGAATATTTGTCATACCGATAAGTCTTTGAAAGGATGAAGCAGGAGCCCCAAAGGAAGTTTGGCTTTATTCAATAAGGCCTGAGTTTGAGGAATGTTAGTCAGGGTACAGCGGAACAACCTACATGGAGGACAAAGGGTTATTTTCAGAggctttcagaaaataaattatgatttCAGTAGTACAGTGTATTTTTCTAGAGCTGGTGATGGTGAATTTCCATTTCCAGATAAAGGATCTTCTCCATCTCTGTCACACCATTTTGTTTCTCTGAGCTTGACCCATAAACCATACTTTGAGTTCTTATGTTATTTTATACAAATGCTCTTTACACTGAGTTGAGTGTTATTTTAGTCACTCAAGTCAAAGTCAAGCCTAACAATGTTCAAAGTTGCACCAAATCTTTGTATATGAAGTGTTATTTTGGAATAAATCAGAACCAGCAAAGtttaaaaagttgttttaaaaCTTAGTAACTAAAAACAACCCCACAGTCATTTTCTGAGGGTTCAGCACTCGGGTGTTTCTGCAAAGAGCAGATGTGCATGGCAGGTTTGCAAATCCAGTCCAGCTTGTTTGCATGAACAGCGTCCCAAAGGCACTGTTGTTTCCTCTGTCATAAAAAGATTTGCAAAGCAGGACTACCTGGCTACACACAGTTTGGTTGGTCTCCTCAGAGAGATGACTTGAATAACCAACTGCCAGCCTTTTGTCTGATATTTCATTTATTCTGTTGTTTTAAAAGGTTACCCATATTTCTGCATTCACAATCTTTTTGGTGTCCCTCACTTGAATGACTTAATTCCTATTTTATATCTTTTCTCAATCATACTACCAGCTATAATGTTTTTGTACTCCACCTATCTATAGCTGCCTTGCAAGCAACATATTTTCCCTCATACTTTCTACACAAATAATTTTCCCAACTTCAAAGTTAAACCCACTTACTGCCTTTATCTTAACACAATGAAGACCAACTTCAATATTTCCTACTCACAGAGTTAAGGAAATAGTTTGTAAAGTTATGTTTACAAGCAGAAGTTTATACTTCTATTTATTTTGATGAATTATAGCAAACAGGCAATCTTACTCAGGATTACAGTTGAGCTTCTGGATGTCTTCTTGCAAGTTTGGGACAGGAGCCTTCAGGAGGGTCGTAGGAAGAATATTCCTTTCTTGAAGAAGATTCACAGGTCTTAACCCTTCTTGCTGGAGACTCAGGCCACCCATTGATGCAGTTAAGTGATTAGTGCCCAGGGCAGGCTAGAgtcaaataaaaattcagaaattaacaCCAATTATTTGGCTGAAACCCACAGTTCATTTCAAAAGTAAACATATTTCCctttcagtttgttttgttcATGTATCAACTGCCATTGTATTGATATATTTAGAATATTACTTGTTACACAAACTTGGACTTAGGCATGTAACACAGCAGAGGTAAAAATTTGTTACATTTGCTACAAAGCTCTTGAAATGTTGCTCAGGTCGCTTTCAAAgttcagcaaaaaaaccccaaatacttCAGCTGACAATGAGAACACAAGGGAAGAGAAACATGccaaaagcagctgaaagaaaTATCCTGAACAGATGTGAGGATAGAACACTTCAGATAGAGCTGGCACTTCAGAAAGGCACTGGCAAAAGCATTAATTCAGGCTACATCCATCCTCTTAGAACAAATGGTGCTTAAACAGGGAACCACAGAAGCAGCACCTTAGAGATGTACAACACACACCAATCATCCCTTTTCTTTACCCACACACCCCCCACAGGTAGTACTGAGATTAAAAACCAGACAGTCTTTACCTGGTGGAAATGTTTTGATCCATCTGGATATTGCAAAGCAGCTCCATGCATTCCTGGTGCtccaggaggagaaggatgtTGGTAGCCTGGGGGTAAGGCAGGGTAAGAATACCCAACACTTCTATTCATCTTAAGATTTGGGGCAGCAGGAGAATGATGTGGAGTtgctgaaagcagagcagacaAAGACTTAATTGCTGAGGAACTGTATCTTACTCAGGGCATCAGTacagctggagagctgcttTAGTTTCTAAGTGTAAATATTACAACTACTGTCAATTTTGCAAAGTGCTCTCACCTGCTTTGTGTGTTACAGGCAAAGACATGCTAACTGTCAATGCTTCAAATTTCATATTTAGCTTCAACACAGGCATTGAACCAAGTACATATGTTTGTACATAAATGCTTAAACTTCTATCTTTCCCAGACTCTTAAAAGTTACATGATAATAGCAATTGTTTTTTACTCCCCAAGCCTTACCCATGAGGCCACCACCTTCTATTGCATCGTAGCTGTTTTGCACCACAGACCCATCACTGGCAGCAGATGCAGCATCACCTTTGAAGGaaaagcatcagaaaaaaattcacaagGTATGAAGATGTTTTAATGAGTTAACTGCAAAACAATCCTACTTGCTGGATGAATATTTAGGTGAGCATAATTTGGATCTACTTTGGTTTTGTCCCAGGACAAAACTGAATTAAATAAACACTTTGGCCTCTTTCTCACCCTTCCTTTGTGACCTCAACAAAGGACATATATAAAACCTCACAATCTTTTTTCAAGCTTCAACCACCTTCTGGGATTCCTTTAGATAAGGTATTTGCCATAACTTTCCATGCAGTAAAGGATCAGGGGACAGCTTAGGTGCTGAGCTCCCTGACAAACTTCTTCCACTGATAATTCACAGAAACACCAAATTCCCTTCACTTACACACATGGTCCAGTATTGGTCACCAAACAGCAACAGTTCTGATATGGTCACATATCAGTCAAGACAGAAATTCCATCTGAGATAAGAAAACCTTGAAATTGAGAGAGTGCTCCCAAAGGACAGTTTTTGGTAAGCTAACTAGGTCTAAATATACAAACACAATTATCTATTGCTAGGGAGAAATAGGttctcaaattatttttattatcattaaaaTCTTCAAAGATGACCCCATAAAAAGAACTCACATCACACACTGAATCTTGCAAGAATGCAGCAGTCAACCTGCTTCCTAGactaaacatttttatttctccaagGCTACGAAAATGTTTCttaattatgaagaaaatattttctaagcAAAAGCTGTTTCTAATGCATTTAATACATTCTAAATTAAGCTAAATCTGAATCTACTATTCTTGTACTCACACAGCTACCACACACAAGAAACTGTCAATCTGAACATGCAAGGAACCAACGGCTCTGACAGAACAAactatatatgtaaaaataaagctgCTGACTAGCACGTGGCCCTATCTAGAATGGGCACTAAATACCATCCAGCTGCAGTCTGTCTGATACAGAGCCCTGAGGAGTTCCTAAACAATGGCATGTTTGTGCAAGGCCCACAGGAGACACAGAAAGTCAGGTATCTGTCTTCAACAGCTGACACTTAACAGCCTGCAGTAACTTCCTTCAGAAAATGAACAAATCCAAGATGTGTGTTTCAGTGGTTTTACACAGAGGGGAAGAATAAGATACAGCTACCAAGAGATTGCAGGGTCCACATTTTAGCTCTCCCTGCAGAAAAAACAATATGGCAAATTATGAATAGACTTTGTCCCCACAGGAGTCAGGAGTGCAGAGAAATCAGAATTTCACTATCATTTTAGaacacaacaaagaaaaaacacaataCCAACCATGGGAGACATGGCCATGTTAAACAGCACTTGAAAATTAGTTAgttcttaaaattttattaacaTCTGTCTACAAGAAGTATTTTACTTCCTTCCAGGTCCTTACCTGCTCCTTTCACATTAAATTATTAGCTGTATTAGTACCAATTTTACAATTCGAGTCTCTAATAGAACAATGTGCTTGACTTCAAAGGTTGCCTATTACAGCAAATTGCCATGTTGGAATTCAACATAAAGAGCAGATGATTTCTTACCTTCTCTATTTGCAGCTGAATTTAGCAGAGACTGTGCATTAGGGGGTCCTGCTACTGCTGTTGGCGGCCTTGGTGGACCTCCAACTGGTGGGGGTCCTAAAGGTGGCCTTGGAGGGTGGAGTGGAGTTAAAGGCTGAGTCACTGGTGGAGGTGCAGATCCTGTAAAAAAAGCAACCTTTAGGAAGAGTTTAACCCAGCTGAAAAAAGTCACCTAAGTTTTCTTAGGAAAACACACAGGCTGAACTCTAAATATTCCTCTTATTCAGAGGATAAACAGCATGAGATACATAAACCCTAATGTGTGTAGAAGGTCTCACAACTTCAGGTTGTTTCTCAGGCTGGGTTCCTGTAGCTGTTGATCTGTCAGCTTTTTGTTGCTATTGGCAAGAATTTCAAGAGGTACAGAAAGCATTCAAACTTCATAACTGAGTCTGGAGTGATCACCAAATGAGCTGAATTAAAAGTGATCATTGTTCTACAAAAAAATACCAAGGAAATGGCTCAGGAGGATTCACCACTGAATGGATATTATTCCAAACACTTGCTCTCACTTCACATGCCACTTTCCAAAATCTCCCACCATTTTCCTCACTAACTCCAGAGTACTAACTGGCTATTCCAATTCAGTGCCAGAAATAGTTTCATAAATTTTGTGAGCTTAGGACATTTTGAACAGCATAACAAAATTAGTCAGGCACATAACAAAAAAACTAGCATCAAGAAAAGTCTCTAATGAGGCTAAAAGCACTTcacaagaaaaattattagtttttacatggaaaatatttctgtacttAATTCTTGTTCGCATGCTCAGTCAGAAAAACCTCTGTAACAACAGACAGCAGTTTGGCAAAGAGAAACTTCAGTATTAACCGTGTTTCCACAATAATCACAAGTTGCATAATAGAGCTATTTAGTGTTAGAAAAGCTTTTACCACTGCATATACCAGCAGTCAAGCAGCAGGAACAAGTCTCAGACTTTTAGAGTACTTTCTAAAGACTGACAATTATCATCAAATGTGAAAATTGCAAGTTTGGAGGGAGGAAGTTTTACATTGAACTTTTCATTTCGACAGCACAGAATacctttcagttttctttccagGCTGTGCTCCAATTTTTTGCATCAACCTGACTTAGGCTGCTCAGAAAACAACCTGAATCAAGTGATTACAGAAAAGCTAACCATGCTAAAAGGAGACCATGCTCACTAAACAGAACTATAGTTTTTAACTGCAAAGTCCTGGACTGAAACATGTTAATGCTCCAAGAGCCACCCCAAGGAATGGTGAAGATCACAGAAACACAATGTACCAAAACAATGAGACACCATTCAGGAGTTACCTGCTTCAGCCAACTGAAACACCCAACCTGTGCACAGAACTTCCATTTCTACCCCAAAGAAAGCACCCCAGTATTTCCAATGGCTGTATCTGCTTTGAGTCTTGTTCCACAAGCTAAGTGCCACTGCAGAGTCAATTCTATCCTCTTTATTTCAAAAGGACACTGAGAAATGGACATTGCTAAGACATCCAGAGGGGATGGTTACCTGGCTTCATGTAGCTGTTCTGAAGTTGAGGACCTCCTGGAGAAGCAGCATATTGGTAACTCCCTGGGGGATTTGTACTTCCTGACAACGACGACGGTGGCTGAGCCgaccctgtccctgtcccatgAGCCAAATGGCTTGTTTGAGCCCCAAGTGGCTGACTCACAGGAGGCTGGCTGTACTGCCAGTTTGAAAGCACCGGTGGGCTGGCTCCAGGGGGAAAGCTTCCAGCAGAAGATAGAGCAGCTGAGTTCTGTAACGCGGGCGGCGGCAGCACTTGCGGAGCAGGACCTGTCTGTGGTACTGGTGACCCGGAGAAAGCTGGCACTGGGGGTCTGTTCAGAGTCTGACCAGGTCCTTGATAATTGTTTAACTGAGAAACATTCTGAGAGCCACTATAGTTATACTGTCCAGGAGACTGATGTGGAGGAACCTTTGCCAGCGCCTGATGGGAGTACGGTCCTGGAACCGCAGGGTTGTATCCCTGGCCATCGGGTGAGTGCATCAGCTGGTTCTGAACAGGgcctgcaagaaagaaaactacACTCTTTAGGAAGTCAATGTGGTGCATCACTTCTGAAAATAAGAGATGTTTTCCTTGGGATTTTATGAGTCCCCAGgccatttttcctttaaacagTCAGGTGTGACAGAAGTATTGCTACAGGGGACATGAATTTGGCAGTATTTTGCTATCAACACTTAgatctttgttttgttctacAGTAGCCTTGCAACCACTAGGCATTTCATGCTCCTGGACTGAAATTCACCCAGGATACCATTTGAATCTTCAGAAACACCCAAAAGCAAGCTGACCACAGAGGAGCACTCTCAcacagctggcagcagcacatgAGCAGACCCGAAAGCGGAAGATCCATTGCGTAATAACTCCATTTCACATGATGACTGACATCTACTTAAACTTCAGCTCACCACAAAGACACCACCAGCCAGCTCCAGCATAGGTCACCACGCTACTTCTCAAGTGACAGAGTTAATCTATGAAAGTTTCTGCAGTTAATTTTAGTAAGAGAACTATTCATATGCATGTGAGCGGCCTACTGTCACCAACATGGAATGAAGGGTAAGTTTATCATAAAATAATTCACCagtcaggaaaataaaacttgatAGGTTAATGATGCTCTTTATGCATTTGTGGGTTGGTATAGCTCTGCTGAGTTTTactcatttgaagaaaaaaaattgaaaaaaggGTTAATAACTCTCCAAATAGTAACCAACACCGGCAAGGGCATCACCCGATTCCTGCTTTACCAGGGAACACAGAGATACAGAATCCCACGAGATTTCCACTGCAATAAGAGCTCCATCAAGAAAGGTACTACTACAGGTTGTCCATACCATTGCTACAAAACAGACATCCTGAAGAGAGGCTATAAATTCTCTGAAATCCTTCTGAGCACAATGCACTAGATACTGCATGCCCAGCCAGCCACGACTCCTTCAAAATTACCAAAACTCTTCCCAatgttgtatttttctgtttagcCAGTCACATTGTGGCTCTCCTTGTCCTCTAAACACACAGCTTGAATACTGGAGACATTCCACACACACAGTTATACATGTGAGAGCAGAAAAGAACCTCTTTATGGCTCAGAGTTAAGATTCTTTTCTTTGCAACCCTGTACTGTTTTCCAGATTTCCAGATTTAGTTAATATTTGAACAATTTTTTTGAACCTAGATAAACAAAAGCACTTAATTCTCCAGACCAGAAATGCCTGCAGGATTCAAcacttaaattttaaaaaaacacgTCAGAGATATTAGCTTGGACAGtgaatatagatatatagatatatagatatctATCATATGAGTACTGGAAACAGCTGCCACCAGAATGAAGTCACAGAATTTCATTTAACATTAAACCAAAGACAGCTGGTTTCCTACTGAAACATTCTAGTTAAGTTCTGAAAAGTGAGCAAGTTCACATTTCCATGTTAAAACAACTTTGAACTCAGGCTATT
This DNA window, taken from Pseudopipra pipra isolate bDixPip1 chromosome 15, bDixPip1.hap1, whole genome shotgun sequence, encodes the following:
- the SEC24A gene encoding protein transport protein Sec24A, with the protein product MAQPGAPTGPQRPYTNGPVQNQLMHSPDGQGYNPAVPGPYSHQALAKVPPHQSPGQYNYSGSQNVSQLNNYQGPGQTLNRPPVPAFSGSPVPQTGPAPQVLPPPALQNSAALSSAGSFPPGASPPVLSNWQYSQPPVSQPLGAQTSHLAHGTGTGSAQPPSSLSGSTNPPGSYQYAASPGGPQLQNSYMKPGSAPPPVTQPLTPLHPPRPPLGPPPVGGPPRPPTAVAGPPNAQSLLNSAANREGDAASAASDGSVVQNSYDAIEGGGLMATPHHSPAAPNLKMNRSVGYSYPALPPGYQHPSPPGAPGMHGAALQYPDGSKHFHQPALGTNHLTASMGGLSLQQEGLRPVNLLQERNILPTTLLKAPVPNLQEDIQKLNCNPELFRCTLTNIPQTQALLNKAKLPLGLLLHPFKDLSQLPVVTSSIIVRCRSCRTYINPFVSFLDQRRWKCNLCYRVNDVPEEFLYNPVTRVYGEPHKRPEVQNATIEFMAPSEYMLRPPQPPVYLFVFDVSHNAIETGYLNTVCQILLDNLDLLPGNTRTKIGFITFDSTIHFYSLQEGLSQPQMLIVSDIEDVFIPMPENLLVNLNENKELIQDLLKTLPQMFTKSLETQSALGPALQAAFKLMSPTGGRITVFQTQLPTVGMGALKPREEPNQRATAKDIHLTPSTDFYKKLALDCSGQQVAVDLFLLSGQYSDLASLGCISRYSAGSVYYYQSYHHKHNPVQVEKLQKELKRYLTRKIGFEAVMRIRCTKGLSIHTFHGNFFVRSTDLLSLPNVNPDAGYAVQMSVEESLTDMQVVSFQSALLYTSSKGERRIRVHTMCLPVVTTLSDVYLGADVQAITGLLANMAVDRSVSATLSDARDALVNAVIDSLSAYRSSVLSIQQPGLTAPHSLRLFPLYILALLKQKAFQTGTNTRLDERIFTMCQVKNQPLVYLMLMTHPSLYRVDTLTDEGALNINDRTIPQPPLLQLSVEKLSRDGAYLMDAGSVMFLWVGKNCGQGFISQVLGVPNYGSIPQNMTHLPELETAESIRTRAFVSWLREQRPFFPILYIIKDESPLKSSFLQNMIEDRTESALSYYEFLLHIQQQVNK